In a single window of the Rhizobium tropici CIAT 899 genome:
- a CDS encoding 2-hydroxychromene-2-carboxylate isomerase: protein MTKTIDYFFGIGSPWAYIGFDALVELAARSGAEIRPYLIPLIVENGAIYSRDRPDARRAYWMKDLRRWAALRGKPLDFTNRSALSDPTPAGFLVLATQLDGQDWTALARALQHAFWGTAADIGNADVRKAIAEAAGFDGAALEARAALPDIAELWSSNRDVAKEAGVFGLPTFRYEGELYWGQDSLPFLERHLRGEKLVA from the coding sequence ATGACCAAAACCATCGACTACTTCTTCGGCATCGGATCGCCCTGGGCCTATATAGGCTTTGACGCGCTTGTCGAACTCGCAGCGCGATCGGGCGCCGAAATCCGCCCTTATCTCATTCCGCTGATCGTCGAAAATGGCGCGATCTACTCGCGTGATCGCCCTGACGCGCGCCGGGCCTACTGGATGAAGGATCTCCGTCGGTGGGCCGCGCTTCGCGGCAAGCCGCTCGACTTTACCAACCGGTCGGCGCTGTCCGATCCGACGCCCGCGGGCTTTCTTGTCTTGGCGACCCAGCTCGATGGGCAGGATTGGACTGCTCTCGCCCGCGCGCTGCAACACGCCTTCTGGGGCACCGCTGCGGATATCGGCAATGCCGATGTGCGAAAGGCGATTGCCGAGGCTGCAGGTTTTGACGGCGCTGCGCTCGAGGCGCGCGCGGCTCTTCCCGATATTGCCGAACTCTGGAGCAGCAATCGCGATGTTGCCAAGGAGGCGGGCGTCTTCGGCCTTCCAACCTTCCGCTACGAAGGCGAGCTCTATTGGGGACAGGACAGCCTTCCCTTCCTGGAACGTCATCTCCGGGGTGAAAAGCTGGTGGCGTGA
- a CDS encoding TetR/AcrR family transcriptional regulator has protein sequence MKIADHILTTAGTLFYREGIRAVGIDRIIDEADVAKATLYRHFPSKDHLVAAYLTERHERVLLQLREVISNATLQPRDQIAMIFERLFEKADSPEFRGCAFALAVAEHGDSERVVTIAREHKNAVREIFRSVMSAARCPTEQPAAHLSLLYEGALATVAVGRDPRSVLIARDCALSVFDMATTVPGVTCDA, from the coding sequence ATGAAAATAGCAGACCATATCCTGACCACCGCCGGCACTCTTTTTTATAGGGAGGGTATTCGCGCCGTCGGCATCGATCGCATCATCGATGAAGCCGATGTTGCAAAAGCCACGCTCTACCGGCACTTTCCATCCAAGGATCATCTTGTCGCGGCCTATCTGACCGAACGTCACGAACGCGTCCTTCTCCAGTTGAGAGAGGTCATATCCAACGCCACCCTGCAGCCGCGCGATCAGATCGCCATGATTTTCGAGCGCCTGTTCGAAAAGGCCGACAGTCCCGAGTTTCGCGGCTGCGCTTTCGCGTTGGCGGTTGCCGAGCATGGCGATTCCGAGCGGGTCGTCACTATCGCCCGCGAGCATAAGAATGCGGTGCGCGAGATATTCCGTTCTGTCATGTCGGCCGCAAGGTGTCCGACCGAGCAGCCGGCTGCGCATCTGTCTCTGCTTTACGAAGGCGCTTTGGCTACGGTCGCTGTCGGCCGCGACCCCCGGTCTGTTCTGATCGCGCGTGATTGCGCGCTGTCCGTTTTCGATATGGCGACCACAGTACCGGGCGTCACATGTGACGCGTAA
- a CDS encoding ketopantoate reductase family protein: MTRYIIIGAGAVGASLAAQFELSGTDYALVGRGAQIRHIVDHGLVYQRPAGTRQIRLKAFDTTEPPSLRQGDILLLTVKSQDAAEALAFWAWRPVEHTEGLTASALPIVTFQNGLATEAAALRLFPNVYGASILTPARFTEVGHVVVGGDPQVAIVTIGRYPQGSDETAARIVADLSRSDYIAEATSDIKRWKAAKLLHNVRNVLELFDGADDERATFSAALVDEAETVLKAVGYTFASPSERTVSIAHWKIAENAGIRPGQQSTWQSFTRGASSEVDYLNGEIVLLGRLHGIATPYNRAAQEIAGSAARQGGFTALLPFASLRELAKNHLSFSTPTHSRPKAQLTG; this comes from the coding sequence ATGACACGTTACATCATCATCGGAGCGGGCGCCGTCGGTGCGAGCCTTGCCGCGCAGTTTGAGCTTTCGGGGACAGACTACGCCCTTGTCGGACGCGGCGCCCAGATCAGGCATATCGTCGATCATGGCCTCGTCTACCAGCGGCCCGCCGGCACCCGGCAAATCCGGCTCAAAGCCTTCGACACGACTGAACCGCCATCATTGAGGCAGGGAGACATCCTCCTGCTGACTGTAAAATCGCAGGATGCTGCCGAAGCCCTCGCCTTTTGGGCCTGGCGGCCCGTCGAGCATACCGAGGGACTGACCGCCTCCGCCTTGCCGATCGTCACGTTTCAGAATGGCCTGGCGACGGAAGCGGCGGCTCTTCGGCTATTTCCGAATGTCTACGGCGCCAGCATCCTGACACCAGCTCGTTTTACGGAAGTCGGCCACGTCGTGGTCGGGGGCGATCCGCAAGTGGCGATCGTCACCATCGGTCGCTATCCGCAAGGCTCGGACGAGACCGCGGCCAGGATCGTCGCGGATCTTAGCCGGTCGGATTACATTGCCGAGGCAACAAGCGATATCAAGCGATGGAAGGCGGCGAAGCTTCTTCACAATGTGCGCAATGTGCTGGAGCTTTTCGACGGCGCGGACGACGAAAGAGCAACGTTCAGCGCGGCCCTTGTCGATGAGGCCGAGACCGTTCTCAAGGCCGTGGGCTATACATTTGCATCTCCCTCGGAACGTACGGTCAGCATAGCGCACTGGAAGATCGCCGAGAATGCCGGTATTCGCCCCGGTCAGCAATCGACGTGGCAGAGCTTCACGCGCGGCGCCTCGAGCGAAGTCGACTATCTGAACGGAGAAATCGTGCTTCTCGGGCGTCTGCATGGGATAGCGACGCCCTATAATCGTGCCGCCCAGGAAATTGCCGGATCGGCGGCGCGACAGGGTGGCTTCACGGCGCTGCTTCCTTTCGCTAGTCTGCGCGAGCTTGCCAAGAACCACCTGTCTTTCTCCACCCCCACCCATTCGAGGCCGAAAGCACAACTGACGGGCTAG
- a CDS encoding acyl-CoA dehydrogenase family protein, which yields MSFNTIDLTDVTRKLAAAAAAADESGAFPWAGIEAVHAAGLLESTVAPRFGGKGAGLADVGRILAALGRGDPSVALISAMTIFTHLGQAAGSKWPEPLYRRLLDDARDRPILLNAARVEPELGSPARGGLPDTLARRTASGWVITGRKRFVTGALGLTHFLVWARTDETPQRVGTFVVPSTLRGIKVIENWKSLGMRASGSHDVEFKDVEVPLEDVLDLVDVSIGTQDNRAHAAANVALTAIYLGAAEAAQEAFIRFGHERIPANLGVPIAKTERFISAAGEIDLLVGGARQILFNALDHSLDEPEALIRARLLAARNIRAAVQLAVRTLGNPGLNGDLGIERHFRDIQSVLVHAPQEDTSVSILGRSACDRWSRKAEESPHLFAVEKTSAVSPSSRQAEDARELLNAVSGRRA from the coding sequence GTGTCCTTTAACACCATTGATCTGACGGATGTGACCCGCAAGCTTGCCGCCGCAGCTGCGGCGGCAGACGAATCCGGCGCCTTCCCCTGGGCCGGCATCGAGGCCGTTCATGCGGCTGGGCTGCTCGAAAGCACCGTGGCGCCAAGGTTCGGTGGAAAAGGTGCTGGTCTTGCCGATGTCGGGCGCATTCTGGCCGCGCTTGGTCGCGGCGATCCTTCGGTCGCCCTGATTAGCGCTATGACCATATTCACCCATCTCGGACAGGCGGCGGGCAGCAAATGGCCGGAGCCGCTTTATCGACGTTTGCTCGACGACGCGCGCGATCGCCCGATCCTGCTGAACGCGGCCCGCGTCGAGCCCGAGCTCGGTTCCCCCGCCCGAGGCGGCCTTCCCGACACATTGGCGCGCCGCACCGCCAGTGGATGGGTGATCACAGGGCGCAAGCGTTTCGTGACGGGTGCGCTTGGCCTGACCCATTTCCTCGTCTGGGCGCGCACCGATGAGACACCGCAGCGCGTCGGCACTTTCGTCGTTCCGTCGACCCTTCGCGGCATCAAGGTGATCGAGAACTGGAAGAGCCTCGGAATGCGGGCCAGCGGCTCGCACGACGTCGAGTTCAAGGATGTCGAGGTGCCGCTTGAAGACGTCCTCGACCTTGTCGACGTTTCCATCGGCACGCAGGACAATCGTGCCCATGCCGCCGCTAACGTCGCGCTGACCGCCATATACCTCGGAGCTGCAGAAGCTGCCCAGGAGGCTTTCATCCGTTTCGGTCATGAACGCATCCCCGCCAATCTCGGTGTTCCGATCGCAAAAACGGAAAGGTTCATTTCCGCAGCCGGTGAAATCGACTTGCTCGTGGGTGGTGCGAGACAGATCCTATTCAACGCGCTCGACCATTCGCTGGATGAACCTGAAGCGCTCATCAGGGCGCGCCTTCTTGCAGCCCGCAACATACGCGCCGCAGTTCAGCTTGCCGTTCGCACGCTCGGCAATCCCGGTCTCAATGGCGATCTCGGGATCGAGCGGCATTTCCGCGACATCCAATCGGTTCTCGTCCACGCGCCGCAGGAAGACACGTCTGTTTCCATTCTAGGGCGCTCGGCATGTGACAGATGGAGCCGAAAGGCAGAGGAATCGCCTCATCTTTTCGCGGTTGAAAAGACGTCAGCTGTCTCCCCCAGTTCCCGGCAGGCAGAAGACGCGCGGGAGCTCCTGAATGCAGTTTCCGGGCGGCGAGCATGA
- a CDS encoding LLM class flavin-dependent oxidoreductase: protein MPTEFISVTFPNASTELNPLENPALDPQFLERYARSLDDYGFNYTLIPYDSASFDPFTIGATVAAHTKNIKIIIALRPNTIYPTVAAKSLATLDQLSGGRVVVHFIAGGSDEEQAKEGDFLDKRQRYERQEEYIRILRRVWQSSEPFDFDGRYYQFKQFHSRVRPVNGTIPVSVGGSSDDAYRIGGALADIFGLWGEPLAETKQQIDRIHAEAARAGRKDRPRIWVTFRPIVAETDELAWAKAHHTLDLLKENRAKGLGKVPPAAPSPQNIGSQRLLEIASRGDVHDRALWYPTVTATNARGASTALVGSPRTIADSIIDYVDLGADLISIRGYDNLNDAVDYGRYILPLVRADLAAREAPQQAVA from the coding sequence ATGCCGACCGAATTCATCAGCGTCACCTTTCCGAATGCCTCGACCGAGCTCAATCCTCTGGAAAACCCCGCGCTCGACCCGCAATTCCTAGAGCGCTATGCACGTTCGCTCGATGATTATGGCTTCAACTATACCCTTATTCCCTACGACAGCGCCTCCTTCGACCCCTTTACCATCGGCGCAACGGTTGCGGCGCATACGAAGAATATCAAGATCATCATCGCCCTTCGTCCGAACACGATCTATCCGACAGTCGCGGCAAAATCGCTCGCGACGCTCGATCAGCTGAGCGGCGGGCGCGTGGTGGTTCACTTCATTGCCGGCGGAAGCGATGAGGAGCAGGCCAAGGAAGGTGACTTCCTTGACAAGCGCCAGCGCTACGAACGGCAGGAGGAGTATATCCGCATTCTGCGGCGCGTCTGGCAGTCGAGTGAACCCTTTGACTTCGATGGCCGCTACTATCAGTTCAAGCAGTTCCACAGCCGCGTGCGTCCAGTAAACGGCACCATCCCGGTGTCGGTCGGCGGATCGTCGGACGATGCCTATCGCATCGGCGGCGCGCTTGCCGACATCTTCGGCCTATGGGGTGAGCCGCTGGCCGAAACCAAGCAGCAAATCGATCGGATCCATGCCGAAGCGGCACGCGCCGGGCGCAAGGATCGCCCGCGGATCTGGGTGACGTTCCGTCCGATCGTTGCGGAGACCGACGAGCTTGCCTGGGCCAAGGCGCATCACACCCTCGACCTTTTGAAGGAAAATCGCGCAAAGGGCCTTGGCAAGGTGCCACCCGCAGCGCCTTCTCCGCAGAATATCGGCTCGCAGCGCCTGCTTGAGATCGCCTCGCGCGGCGATGTCCACGATCGTGCTCTCTGGTATCCGACGGTGACGGCGACGAATGCGCGTGGCGCCTCCACGGCCCTGGTCGGCTCTCCAAGAACCATTGCGGACTCCATTATCGATTACGTCGATCTCGGCGCAGATCTGATCTCGATCCGAGGCTATGACAACCTGAACGATGCCGTCGATTATGGCCGCTATATTCTGCCGCTCGTCAGGGCGGATCTGGCGGCAAGAGAGGCGCCGCAGCAAGCCGTCGCCTGA
- a CDS encoding inorganic phosphate transporter, with translation MEATLAFPLLAGLIAVALFFDFLNGLHDAANSIATIVSTRVLRPQYAVLWAAFFNFIAFLFFGLHVAETLGTGIIDPNIVTPQVIFAALMGAIVWNIVTWVFGIPSSSSHALVGGLVGAGLAKIGIGAIVWSGLLKTAGAIVMSPLLGFVLALFLVLCVTWIFIRQTPFAVDSTFRVLQFVSASLYSLGHGGNDAQKTMGIIAVLLYSQGHTGAEFHVPLWVVLSCQSAMALGTLFGGWRIVHTMGSKITRLNPMQGFCAETGGALTLFAATWLGIPVSTTHTITGAIIGVGAARRVSAVRWGLAGNIVIAWVITLPAAAAISALTYWMTNWVE, from the coding sequence ATGGAGGCCACCCTCGCTTTTCCGCTGCTGGCGGGTCTCATCGCGGTGGCCTTGTTCTTCGACTTTTTGAACGGGCTGCACGATGCCGCCAATTCCATTGCGACCATCGTCTCGACCCGGGTCCTGCGACCGCAATATGCCGTGCTATGGGCTGCATTCTTCAATTTTATCGCCTTCCTGTTCTTCGGGCTCCACGTTGCCGAAACCCTCGGCACCGGCATCATCGATCCCAATATCGTCACGCCACAGGTCATCTTCGCTGCCCTGATGGGGGCGATCGTCTGGAACATCGTGACCTGGGTGTTCGGCATTCCATCAAGTTCGTCGCATGCACTGGTCGGTGGTCTCGTCGGCGCCGGCCTGGCTAAAATCGGCATCGGTGCCATTGTCTGGTCGGGCTTGCTGAAGACGGCCGGCGCCATCGTCATGTCTCCGCTACTGGGCTTCGTTCTCGCGCTTTTCCTCGTGCTGTGCGTGACTTGGATATTCATTCGCCAGACGCCCTTCGCCGTCGACAGCACCTTCCGTGTACTGCAATTTGTCTCTGCCTCCCTCTATTCCCTTGGTCATGGCGGAAACGACGCTCAGAAGACGATGGGGATCATCGCCGTTCTGCTCTATTCCCAGGGCCATACCGGAGCGGAATTCCATGTCCCCCTCTGGGTTGTATTGTCCTGCCAGTCCGCGATGGCGCTCGGGACACTGTTTGGCGGCTGGCGGATCGTGCATACGATGGGTTCGAAGATTACTAGGCTCAATCCAATGCAGGGTTTCTGTGCCGAGACCGGCGGTGCTTTGACACTGTTTGCCGCCACATGGCTCGGCATCCCGGTCTCGACGACCCATACGATCACGGGCGCTATCATCGGCGTCGGTGCCGCCCGGCGCGTCTCCGCAGTTCGCTGGGGATTGGCGGGCAATATTGTCATCGCATGGGTAATAACGCTTCCGGCTGCGGCTGCTATCTCCGCACTCACCTATTGGATGACGAATTGGGTCGAATAG
- a CDS encoding DUF47 family protein → MPREDRFFDLFGRHSRTIVSAAEALNELLSGKDTERHCKRIVELENEADDITREVLLAVRRSFITPFDRGDIKDLIMSMDDAIDMMHKTVKTIRLFEQDSFDPGMQEMGGAIVQAAKLVADAIPLLDRMSANSSRLSALTEEIVGVEERSDELHEQGLKDLFRRHGATNPMAYIIGSEIYGELEKVVDRFEDVANEISGIVIENV, encoded by the coding sequence ATGCCTCGTGAAGATCGCTTTTTCGATCTGTTCGGCCGGCATTCCCGTACAATCGTCAGCGCCGCAGAAGCCCTGAACGAACTGCTGAGCGGCAAAGACACCGAGCGGCACTGCAAACGCATCGTCGAACTTGAGAACGAGGCCGATGACATCACGCGCGAAGTTTTGCTTGCGGTACGGCGCAGCTTCATCACGCCTTTTGACCGTGGCGATATCAAGGATCTCATCATGTCGATGGACGATGCGATCGACATGATGCACAAGACGGTCAAGACAATCCGCCTGTTCGAGCAGGATAGCTTCGATCCCGGCATGCAGGAAATGGGCGGCGCGATCGTTCAGGCGGCAAAACTGGTGGCTGATGCGATTCCTCTTCTCGATCGTATGAGTGCCAATTCCTCCCGCCTCAGCGCGCTCACGGAAGAAATCGTTGGTGTCGAAGAGCGTTCCGATGAACTCCATGAGCAAGGGCTGAAGGATCTCTTTCGCCGCCATGGCGCAACGAACCCGATGGCCTACATCATCGGCAGCGAGATTTATGGCGAGCTGGAGAAGGTCGTCGACCGGTTCGAAGATGTCGCCAATGAAATCAGCGGCATTGTGATCGAGAACGTCTGA
- a CDS encoding Ku protein — MSARAQWKGYLKFGEVGCAVALYTAVSTSERISFHTLNRATGNRVRREFIDAASGKPVSREDQVKGYELNKDDYIVLEPEEIAAAVPESDKVLQIKAFMACDDIDDVYFDRPYYLAPSTPASEEAFALIRDGMRKKQVAAIAQTVLFRRLRTVMIRAHGKGLIATVLNFDYEVRSAKEAFEDVPDMKIKGEMLDLAKHIIATKKGKFDPSEFDDRYEAALGELVKAKIEGKKIPQRKPAKVAKVTDLMEALRQSAGMSGQGKASAKEPARKSGAAAGKAAKSRTKSSSRPQRKAS, encoded by the coding sequence ATGAGTGCGCGTGCGCAATGGAAAGGATATCTGAAGTTCGGGGAGGTCGGCTGCGCTGTTGCGCTCTATACGGCAGTTTCCACGTCCGAGCGGATTTCCTTTCACACGCTGAACCGCGCAACCGGCAATCGCGTCCGACGGGAATTCATAGATGCCGCGAGCGGAAAACCGGTGTCGCGCGAGGATCAGGTCAAAGGCTACGAACTCAACAAGGACGATTACATCGTTCTTGAGCCTGAGGAAATCGCTGCGGCGGTGCCGGAAAGCGACAAGGTCTTGCAGATAAAGGCCTTCATGGCATGCGACGACATTGATGACGTCTATTTCGACCGTCCGTATTATCTTGCCCCTTCCACTCCGGCGAGCGAAGAGGCATTCGCATTGATCCGCGACGGAATGCGCAAGAAGCAGGTCGCTGCCATTGCCCAAACCGTTCTGTTTCGCCGCCTGCGAACCGTCATGATCCGTGCCCACGGCAAAGGGCTGATCGCGACGGTATTGAATTTCGACTACGAGGTTCGCTCGGCAAAAGAAGCGTTCGAGGATGTGCCCGATATGAAAATCAAGGGCGAAATGCTCGATCTCGCCAAGCACATCATCGCCACCAAGAAAGGCAAATTCGACCCGAGCGAATTCGACGATCGCTATGAGGCAGCGCTTGGGGAGCTCGTAAAGGCCAAGATCGAGGGCAAGAAGATTCCGCAACGCAAGCCGGCAAAGGTCGCCAAGGTGACCGATCTCATGGAGGCTCTACGCCAGAGTGCCGGCATGAGTGGCCAAGGTAAGGCAAGCGCAAAGGAACCCGCCAGGAAATCGGGCGCCGCCGCCGGCAAAGCGGCAAAATCGCGAACGAAGTCTTCTTCGCGGCCGCAACGCAAGGCGAGCTGA
- the ligD gene encoding DNA ligase D has protein sequence MALETYNRKRDFSRTTEPRGRAGKKKIAISGNSYVIQKHDARRLHYDFRLELDGVLKSWAVTKGPSLIVGEKRLAVQTEDHPLEYGDFEGTIPKGEYGGGTVIVWDKGSWTPLGDPHKGLAKGHLEFELHGKKLGGRWHLIRMAGKPREKRENWLLIKGEDEAARPEGAADILEERPESAKTGRIIDEVENEKPGWSSKSGKIRRRTSRKKDDDAKEEADKAETQTDATPVDPSSLKGALKAPLPSFVEPALATLVSKPPSGSRWLHEIKFDGYRLEVRIEAGRIKLLTRSGLDWSQKFGKEIVSAFRDLPVGTAIIDGELVVEPAAGASDFSALQADLSEGRSDRFVFYAFDLLYLDGYDLKASPLIGRKELLRKIIPSETGILRFSSHFDENGDLLLSHACRLSLEGIVSKIANDPYRPGRGKSWVKSKCSSRQEFVIGGWVPSTTSRKAIGSLVLGVYQDGKLEHVGRVGTGYTHTVAEQLFKRLTRLQVKENPFATKLTAEEHRGVRFVQPELVAEVEFRAWTADGHLRHASFRGLREDKNPLEIVRETPKSTRESSAEKPARSSVSLTHGDRLYWPDEGVTKAGLADYYAEVWRYMGPFVVGRPLALVRCPNGIAGQHFFQKHAWKGMNRNIALAKDPQDEEPYVSIDDLNGLIGLVQAAVLEIHPWGSMIGNWEKPDMIIMDLDPGPDVAWSKVIAAAEETAERLRQTGLVPFVKTSGGKGLHIVCPLVARAEWPAVKAFTKGIADAMAADSPDRYVSTITKSKRRGKILIDYLRNQRGSTAVAPYSTRARPGAAVSMPLLWEELSPAIGPDYFTVLNVPTRLAALHSDPWADFRKAAEPLPQPAAKAKRKL, from the coding sequence ATGGCATTGGAGACCTACAACCGCAAACGCGACTTCAGCAGGACAACCGAGCCGAGAGGACGAGCCGGCAAGAAAAAGATCGCAATATCCGGCAACAGCTACGTCATCCAGAAGCATGACGCGCGCCGGCTCCACTATGATTTTCGCCTCGAATTGGACGGAGTTTTGAAGAGCTGGGCCGTGACCAAAGGGCCGAGCCTGATAGTCGGAGAAAAACGGCTCGCGGTGCAGACCGAAGATCACCCACTGGAGTATGGTGATTTCGAAGGCACGATCCCCAAGGGCGAATATGGCGGCGGGACCGTCATCGTCTGGGACAAGGGCTCTTGGACGCCGCTTGGCGACCCCCATAAGGGCCTTGCAAAGGGACATCTCGAATTCGAGCTCCACGGAAAGAAACTCGGCGGCCGGTGGCATCTGATCCGCATGGCGGGAAAGCCACGCGAGAAGCGGGAAAACTGGCTGCTGATCAAAGGCGAAGACGAGGCGGCCCGCCCGGAAGGCGCTGCCGATATTCTCGAGGAACGACCGGAATCGGCAAAAACGGGGCGTATTATAGACGAAGTCGAGAACGAAAAGCCGGGCTGGTCTTCGAAGAGCGGGAAGATCCGTCGCAGGACCAGCCGAAAGAAGGATGATGACGCCAAGGAGGAAGCCGACAAAGCCGAAACGCAAACGGATGCAACGCCCGTTGATCCCTCATCTTTGAAGGGTGCCCTCAAGGCTCCTCTGCCGTCCTTCGTCGAACCTGCTTTGGCGACATTGGTATCCAAACCACCTTCGGGCTCCCGGTGGCTTCACGAAATCAAATTCGATGGCTATCGGCTCGAGGTCCGCATCGAGGCAGGCCGCATCAAGCTGCTGACACGCAGCGGCCTCGACTGGAGCCAGAAATTCGGCAAGGAGATTGTCAGCGCCTTCCGGGATCTCCCCGTCGGCACCGCAATCATCGACGGCGAGCTGGTCGTTGAGCCGGCGGCCGGCGCTTCCGATTTCTCTGCCCTGCAGGCGGATCTCAGCGAAGGCCGTAGCGACCGCTTCGTCTTCTATGCTTTCGATCTCCTCTATCTGGACGGATACGACCTGAAGGCCTCGCCTCTGATCGGCCGCAAGGAATTGCTGCGGAAGATCATCCCATCCGAAACCGGGATCCTTCGCTTCAGCAGTCATTTCGATGAAAATGGCGACCTGCTGTTGTCGCATGCCTGCAGGTTGAGCCTGGAAGGGATCGTATCGAAGATTGCCAACGATCCATATCGCCCCGGCCGCGGCAAGTCATGGGTGAAATCAAAATGTTCGTCTCGGCAGGAATTCGTGATCGGCGGCTGGGTCCCATCGACAACGTCACGAAAGGCGATCGGCTCGCTGGTGCTCGGCGTCTATCAAGACGGCAAGCTCGAACATGTCGGCCGCGTCGGTACGGGATACACGCACACTGTCGCCGAGCAGCTCTTCAAAAGGCTAACCCGCCTGCAAGTGAAGGAAAATCCTTTCGCAACCAAGCTCACCGCGGAAGAGCATCGCGGTGTCCGCTTCGTGCAGCCCGAACTGGTTGCGGAAGTCGAATTTCGCGCCTGGACGGCGGACGGCCATTTGCGCCACGCCTCCTTCCGCGGATTGCGAGAAGACAAGAACCCGCTCGAAATCGTTCGCGAAACACCGAAATCCACGAGGGAGTCCTCAGCTGAGAAGCCGGCGCGCAGCAGCGTATCCTTGACCCACGGCGATCGCCTCTATTGGCCTGACGAAGGTGTTACGAAGGCGGGGCTTGCGGATTATTATGCCGAGGTCTGGCGTTATATGGGGCCTTTCGTCGTCGGCCGGCCGCTCGCGCTGGTACGCTGTCCCAACGGGATTGCCGGTCAGCATTTTTTCCAGAAGCATGCCTGGAAGGGCATGAACCGGAACATCGCCTTGGCGAAAGATCCGCAAGACGAAGAGCCCTATGTCAGCATCGACGACCTGAATGGCCTGATCGGCCTCGTGCAGGCAGCAGTCCTCGAAATCCATCCCTGGGGATCGATGATCGGCAACTGGGAAAAGCCCGACATGATCATCATGGACCTCGATCCGGGCCCAGACGTCGCCTGGAGCAAAGTCATCGCCGCCGCGGAAGAAACGGCAGAACGGCTGAGGCAAACAGGGCTCGTTCCTTTCGTGAAAACTTCGGGCGGAAAAGGGCTGCACATTGTCTGCCCGCTGGTTGCCAGGGCCGAATGGCCAGCGGTCAAGGCCTTTACCAAGGGTATCGCCGACGCCATGGCCGCCGACAGCCCCGATCGTTATGTTTCCACCATCACCAAGTCGAAACGCCGCGGCAAGATCCTGATCGATTATCTGAGAAATCAACGCGGCTCGACTGCCGTCGCGCCCTACTCCACCCGCGCCCGGCCGGGCGCCGCCGTCTCGATGCCTTTATTATGGGAGGAGCTGAGCCCGGCAATAGGGCCGGACTATTTTACCGTGCTCAATGTGCCGACGCGGCTTGCCGCGCTCCATTCGGATCCCTGGGCCGACTTCCGGAAAGCCGCCGAACCGTTGCCCCAGCCCGCCGCGAAGGCCAAGCGTAAGTTATAA
- a CDS encoding Ku protein has translation MAPRSFWKGYLKLSLVTCPVAMAPATSDNEKVRFHTLNRKTGNRIVSQYVDSVTGKAVDEDDEVKGYERGENDYVMLEDEELDAVGLESTRTIDIEMFVPRDSIEWIWFDTPHYLAPDDAVGEEAYCVIRDAMAASRMVGISRLVMYRRERAVMLEPRDRGIVLWTLRFGDEVRDERNYFGNIGSESVDGKLMTLVGELIDERTKPWDPAMVSDPVQEKLLDIIAAKKKGRKRPAKAKVEEAAAPSNVISIMDALRKSLSQEKGARKR, from the coding sequence ATGGCTCCGCGTTCTTTCTGGAAAGGCTATCTCAAACTGTCGCTGGTGACTTGCCCTGTCGCCATGGCGCCGGCGACAAGTGATAATGAAAAGGTTCGTTTCCACACACTCAATAGAAAGACAGGCAATCGCATCGTCAGCCAATACGTCGATTCCGTCACAGGCAAGGCGGTGGATGAGGACGATGAAGTGAAGGGCTATGAGCGCGGGGAAAATGACTATGTCATGCTTGAGGATGAGGAACTCGATGCGGTTGGCCTTGAAAGCACCCGGACGATCGATATCGAGATGTTCGTACCGCGCGACAGCATCGAATGGATCTGGTTCGATACGCCGCATTATCTGGCACCAGACGATGCTGTTGGCGAAGAGGCCTACTGTGTGATCCGCGATGCGATGGCCGCAAGCCGCATGGTCGGCATATCCCGGCTCGTCATGTATCGCCGCGAACGTGCCGTCATGCTCGAGCCTAGAGACAGGGGGATCGTCCTTTGGACCCTGCGCTTCGGCGACGAGGTGCGCGATGAACGGAACTATTTTGGAAATATCGGATCAGAGTCGGTGGACGGCAAGCTGATGACGCTGGTCGGCGAGCTGATAGATGAACGAACGAAACCGTGGGATCCGGCGATGGTTTCGGACCCAGTTCAGGAAAAGCTGCTCGATATCATCGCTGCCAAGAAGAAAGGGCGCAAGCGGCCCGCCAAAGCAAAGGTGGAAGAAGCCGCAGCACCCAGCAATGTCATCAGCATTATGGATGCCCTTCGCAAGAGCCTTTCGCAGGAAAAGGGCGCAAGGAAACGCTAG